The segment CTCCGAAGATCCAGGTCGCGATGATTATCGGTCTCGCGCTGATCGAATCGCTGGCCATCTATGTCCTCCTTGTTGTTCTCATTATCTTCTTCGCGAATCCCTTCATCAAGTACGTGGTTCCTGGTGCATAGCAGAGAGTGAGGCTTGGGGGGCGATAGCCGATCGCCCAGGAGAAGGACGCGGTGCTTCTCTCGTATCTACCGATCTTTATCCTGATCCTGTTGGCGGCCGGTTTTGCCCTCGCCATCCTCTTTGTATCGCACGTGCTCGGGCCTCGGCGGCCCACTCACGCGAAGCTCACTCCGTACGAGTGCGGGATTGACCCGGTAGGCTCCGCCCGGGAGCGGTTTTCGGTCAAGTTTTACCTGGTCGCGATGTTGTTCATTATCTTCGACATCGAGATCGTCTTCCTATATCCCTGGGCGGTGATCCTGAATAGTCTGAAGCTATTCGGGTTGATCGAAATGATTCTCTTCCTCGGTATCCTCCTG is part of the Candidatus Methylomirabilota bacterium genome and harbors:
- the ndhC gene encoding NADH-quinone oxidoreductase subunit A, whose protein sequence is MLLSYLPIFILILLAAGFALAILFVSHVLGPRRPTHAKLTPYECGIDPVGSARERFSVKFYLVAMLFIIFDIEIVFLYPWAVILNSLKLFGLIEMILFLGILL